The sequence CGAAAGGACTTTCCATGACCCAGCAGACCTTCCCCGGGGCGCATCCCGAACTCACCGTGCTGCGCCTGCCGCTGTCCGACCCGCGGGTGCGGCCGCTGGTCGAGGGACTGACGGAGGAGTACGACCGCCGGTACGGCGGGCTGTTCGGCGGCGCCAACCAGGAGATGCTGCGCTACCCGGCCGAAGAGTTCGAGGCCCCGCACGGCGCCCTGCTGATCCTGCAGGAACACGGGCGGTCCGTCGCCGGCGGCGCGTTCCGCCGCTTCGACGCCGACACCGCCGAGCTGAAGCGCATCTGGACGCACGCGGACCACCGCCGCCGCGGCCTGGCCCGCCGCG is a genomic window of Arthrobacter sp. Marseille-P9274 containing:
- a CDS encoding GNAT family N-acetyltransferase; amino-acid sequence: MTQQTFPGAHPELTVLRLPLSDPRVRPLVEGLTEEYDRRYGGLFGGANQEMLRYPAEEFEAPHGALLILQEHGRSVAGGAFRRFDADTAELKRIWTHADHRRRGLARRVLVELEAEAVRRGYRRLYLTTGPRQPEAKNLYLATGYRPGFDLAADPETIKHLSFTKDLP